The Pontibacter pudoricolor genome contains a region encoding:
- a CDS encoding glycosyltransferase family protein produces the protein MGKSASKVIMKKLIIVSPHFPPSNLAAVHRTRLFAKHLPAFGWKPIVLTVHHSHYEEKLDWKLQELVSPELQIETVNAFPTGPVRVIGDIGLRGGYHLYKKLLKLIKTERPDFIYIPIPSFYASLLGRAVNIKTGIPYGIDYIDPWVHIFAGSERMFSRHWLSTKLSGLLEPIAVKGATLITGVAEGYFKPVLERNSHLYKQSVYVAMPYGGEPEDHSALKKLNIEPYLFTSKPDKLQLVYAGAMLPKAYKPLEVIFQWLQTHEEINDIELHFIGTGSWANDETSFTIKPLAEKYNLWQSVVFEYPKRIPYLDVLAHLEASDGIFVLGSTEPHYTPSKVYQGILSQKPILAVLHSASTAGEVIEESRAGIVLKFNGESDLSTISELFADKLTLYRNYHSAFDPTRVDTSAFEQYSAFNVTKILAEYLNKAIQKSLVHE, from the coding sequence ATGGGAAAGAGCGCTTCAAAAGTAATCATGAAGAAATTAATCATAGTTTCTCCGCATTTTCCACCCTCTAACCTGGCAGCTGTTCATCGCACCCGCTTATTCGCTAAACATTTGCCTGCCTTTGGCTGGAAGCCGATCGTGCTTACTGTGCATCACAGCCACTATGAGGAGAAATTAGACTGGAAGCTGCAAGAGTTAGTAAGCCCAGAATTGCAAATTGAGACTGTTAATGCCTTTCCAACAGGCCCTGTTCGTGTTATTGGTGATATTGGGCTTCGTGGGGGATATCATTTGTATAAAAAGCTTCTTAAACTTATAAAGACTGAAAGACCAGATTTTATTTACATTCCAATCCCATCTTTTTATGCTTCTTTGTTAGGAAGGGCAGTAAACATTAAAACGGGTATTCCTTATGGCATTGATTATATTGATCCTTGGGTGCATATTTTTGCTGGTAGTGAGCGCATGTTTTCGCGTCATTGGTTAAGTACTAAGCTTTCTGGTTTATTAGAACCAATTGCTGTAAAGGGAGCTACCTTGATCACAGGAGTGGCCGAGGGCTATTTTAAACCTGTACTGGAACGTAATTCCCATTTATATAAGCAGTCGGTATACGTTGCAATGCCTTATGGTGGAGAACCAGAAGATCATTCTGCACTCAAAAAGCTAAATATTGAACCTTACCTCTTTACTTCAAAGCCGGATAAATTGCAATTAGTATATGCAGGAGCTATGTTGCCAAAAGCTTACAAACCTTTGGAGGTAATATTTCAGTGGCTACAGACACACGAGGAGATTAATGATATTGAGTTACACTTTATTGGTACCGGCAGTTGGGCTAATGATGAAACCAGTTTTACTATTAAACCATTAGCAGAGAAGTATAATCTCTGGCAATCTGTTGTTTTTGAGTATCCGAAGCGCATCCCATACCTTGATGTGCTAGCGCACCTTGAGGCATCTGATGGAATTTTTGTGCTGGGAAGTACAGAGCCACATTACACACCTTCAAAAGTCTACCAGGGTATACTATCCCAGAAGCCTATACTGGCTGTATTGCATAGTGCGAGTACGGCAGGAGAGGTAATTGAGGAGTCAAGGGCTGGAATTGTATTAAAGTTTAATGGAGAGTCAGATTTATCAACTATAAGTGAGTTGTTCGCTGATAAACTGACACTCTATCGAAATTATCATTCAGCTTTCGATCCGACTAGAGTAGATACATCAGCTTTTGAGCAATATTCAGCTTTTAACGTTACTAAAATTCTTGCTGAATATTTAAATAAGGCAATCCAGAAAAGTTTGGTACATGAATAA
- a CDS encoding glycosyltransferase family protein has protein sequence MTVLLFDLKQWTIGLEEEYTKQFPQVSFVYLPITKSHFYSWLTSSLLNSFAKKADKIFRSSLFIAALASDKRSYVLHQKLRQLNLNSVDLVIAHNLGALYPAYQFAKQYQIPFGFDVEDFHPGEVIKVDAVKEIIRRTVLMKQLLLKANYVTAASPLIAEEVKRLCNVPVITVNNSFYSSEFRSASSKLSNEKVNLVWFSQNINFGRGLELLLPALDIFSYKVNLTLIGNLNPEFAETYLTGRNYVVIKAPLSQKDLHQMLSDYDIGLALEISTTDLNKDIALSNKIFAYKQAGLYILATDTKAQLAFMASYKDDGIVTEQNVQALVTIIEFILGNIESIRASKQKRFDQARGIAFETEAQKLVTLWERALQK, from the coding sequence GTGACAGTACTACTGTTTGATTTAAAGCAGTGGACGATTGGGTTAGAAGAAGAGTATACGAAACAATTTCCCCAAGTTTCATTTGTTTACCTGCCAATTACTAAAAGTCATTTTTATAGTTGGCTTACATCATCTCTTTTAAATTCTTTTGCTAAAAAGGCTGATAAGATATTTAGATCCTCCTTATTTATAGCGGCCTTAGCTTCTGATAAGAGAAGTTATGTGCTGCATCAAAAATTAAGGCAATTAAATCTTAACTCAGTTGATTTGGTAATTGCTCACAACTTAGGGGCACTTTATCCAGCTTATCAATTTGCTAAACAGTATCAAATTCCCTTTGGATTTGATGTAGAGGATTTTCACCCAGGCGAGGTCATTAAAGTAGATGCTGTAAAGGAAATAATACGGCGTACAGTTTTAATGAAACAGCTACTATTGAAAGCAAACTATGTAACAGCAGCTTCTCCATTAATAGCTGAAGAAGTAAAGAGACTTTGTAACGTGCCTGTTATTACAGTCAATAACTCATTTTATAGTTCGGAGTTTAGGTCTGCATCTTCTAAATTATCTAATGAGAAAGTTAACCTGGTTTGGTTTTCACAAAACATTAATTTTGGGCGTGGTCTGGAGTTGTTATTGCCTGCGTTAGATATTTTCTCCTATAAGGTAAATCTAACATTAATAGGTAATCTTAACCCGGAGTTTGCTGAAACTTATCTGACTGGGAGAAACTATGTAGTGATCAAAGCACCTTTATCACAAAAGGACTTGCATCAGATGTTATCTGATTACGATATCGGGTTGGCTTTAGAAATTTCAACTACTGATCTTAACAAAGATATAGCCTTGTCTAATAAGATATTTGCTTACAAGCAGGCCGGGCTATATATATTGGCTACAGATACTAAAGCGCAGCTTGCATTTATGGCGTCGTATAAAGATGACGGTATTGTAACAGAGCAAAATGTGCAGGCTTTGGTAACTATTATTGAGTTTATTTTGGGAAATATTGAGTCTATCAGAGCTTCAAAACAAAAAAGATTTGATCAGGCACGAGGGATTGCCTTTGAAACAGAAGCGCAAAAGCTAGTAACTTTATGGGAAAGAGCGCTTCAAAAGTAA